The Thiogranum longum genome includes a region encoding these proteins:
- a CDS encoding phospholipase A — protein MKSLLTGLLAPGLLFPAVLHAARDAKYEACVLEQVAIAPESLSAGEIRQHCEALSGLVDDDGVTEETNLELSATSGAVTRRFAIEDATDLVRFVITPHKPNYLIYSYNFNGYDDDTFEQQFGEDVGFSGGEVDFQISFKFPVIKQVLNTRSSLMFAYSNRSFWQIFDSSDSSPFRETNHEPEAWLSWYTDWKILGLTNRAFDLGVVHQSNGQGGVLSRSWNRVYMRFVMERGNAAFAIKPWYRIPERKKEDDNRDIEDYLGNFEFQGVYKHRKQLFELFFRNSLRDDYRGALQLGWSFPVTDRLNGYVQYYYGYGESLIDYNHKVNKLGIGIKLTDWL, from the coding sequence ATGAAGTCGCTGTTGACCGGTCTCCTTGCACCGGGACTCCTGTTTCCCGCTGTATTACATGCCGCCCGGGACGCGAAGTATGAAGCCTGTGTACTGGAGCAGGTTGCGATTGCCCCCGAATCCCTGTCTGCCGGTGAAATTCGTCAGCATTGCGAGGCCCTGTCCGGCCTGGTGGATGATGATGGGGTGACTGAGGAAACAAACCTGGAGCTGTCCGCTACCAGCGGGGCAGTGACACGCCGTTTTGCTATTGAGGATGCTACCGACCTGGTGCGCTTTGTTATCACACCGCACAAGCCGAACTATTTGATCTACTCCTACAACTTCAACGGCTATGACGATGATACTTTCGAGCAGCAGTTCGGCGAGGATGTCGGTTTCAGCGGGGGAGAGGTCGACTTCCAGATCAGCTTCAAGTTTCCGGTCATCAAACAGGTACTGAATACCCGTTCCAGCCTGATGTTTGCCTATTCCAATCGCTCCTTCTGGCAGATATTCGACAGCAGCGACTCATCGCCTTTCCGTGAAACCAATCACGAGCCTGAAGCCTGGCTATCCTGGTATACCGACTGGAAAATACTCGGGCTGACGAACCGGGCTTTCGACCTCGGGGTGGTTCACCAGTCCAATGGACAGGGTGGCGTGTTATCGCGTAGCTGGAACCGTGTGTATATGCGCTTCGTTATGGAACGTGGCAATGCTGCATTTGCCATCAAGCCCTGGTACCGCATCCCGGAACGCAAGAAGGAAGACGATAACCGGGATATCGAAGACTACCTGGGTAACTTCGAGTTTCAGGGTGTATACAAGCATCGCAAGCAGCTGTTCGAACTCTTTTTTCGCAATTCTCTTAGGGACGACTACCGTGGTGCCTTACAGCTTGGCTGGAGCTTTCCAGTGACAGACCGCCTGAACGGTTACGTCCAGTACTACTACGGTTATGGGGAGAGCCTGATCGACTACAACCACAAGGTTAACAAGCTTGGTATCGGTATCAAGCTGACCGACTGGCTGTAG
- a CDS encoding VWA domain-containing protein, with translation MPEAFHFLYPHWLWALLPLALLLWFMRRHGSMNNPWASVCDRQLLPWLLNGEDHRGSHLPVWLLAAGWVIAVLALADPVWEKQPQPVYRSQQSVVVVLDLSRSMLAPDLPPSRLARARYKVADILQRSEEGQIGLVVFAGDAFTVSPLTNDADTILALLNPLSPSLMPVQGSRVDRGLALAGKLLEQAGIARGNILLITDGYDDARALKVAKELHRKGYTVSVLGVGTAKGAPVPDGSGGFLRDDKGNLVVPGLDRDALQRLAKAGGGKYRLLSGDNSDIDALLKTGNSPLGDDIKATDLKTDSWLSRGPWLVLLLLPLAALAFRRGWLVVMVFMIGNSLFTPQPVMASGWDDLWLRRDQQAQKALASGKPEKALTLAEDKLQRGTAAYRAGKYEQAMQSFSGEESADALYNEGNALAKLGQYEAAIKAYEKALSLRPDMADAKHNRDEVEKLLRQQQAEQQKQQGQQGQQGQQGQQGQQGQQGQQGQQGQQGQQGQNAAAEGQTGETSGAGEKQDAGAEAKSSGGTQADEQSAGQVSQQQKTGSQADKGQNAQGPAGKQGKQSEPGGSQATPLSTEQQLAAEQWLKRIPDDPGGLLRRKFLYQYQQRATPPTDGRQAW, from the coding sequence ATGCCTGAAGCATTCCATTTTCTTTATCCCCATTGGCTGTGGGCATTGCTGCCACTGGCGCTGTTGCTGTGGTTTATGCGTCGTCATGGCAGCATGAACAACCCGTGGGCTTCAGTGTGTGACCGTCAGCTGCTGCCCTGGTTGCTGAACGGCGAGGACCATCGCGGTAGTCATCTGCCCGTGTGGCTGCTCGCCGCAGGCTGGGTGATTGCGGTACTTGCACTGGCAGACCCGGTGTGGGAGAAACAGCCGCAGCCGGTCTATCGCAGTCAGCAATCCGTGGTTGTGGTGCTGGACCTGTCGCGATCCATGCTGGCGCCTGATCTGCCGCCATCGCGTCTGGCACGCGCCCGTTACAAGGTGGCGGATATTCTTCAACGCAGTGAAGAAGGCCAGATCGGTCTCGTGGTGTTTGCCGGTGATGCCTTTACGGTATCACCGTTGACCAACGATGCCGACACCATACTGGCACTGCTCAACCCTTTGTCGCCATCACTGATGCCGGTACAGGGCAGCCGGGTTGACCGTGGCCTGGCGCTGGCAGGTAAATTACTGGAACAGGCCGGTATCGCACGGGGAAATATTCTGCTGATCACCGATGGTTATGACGATGCACGTGCGCTCAAGGTTGCAAAGGAGTTGCACCGCAAGGGTTACACGGTGTCCGTACTGGGTGTCGGCACAGCGAAAGGTGCACCGGTACCGGATGGAAGCGGTGGTTTTTTGCGCGATGACAAGGGCAACCTGGTGGTGCCAGGACTGGACCGTGATGCCCTGCAGCGACTGGCGAAAGCGGGTGGCGGGAAATACCGGTTGCTGAGCGGCGATAACTCGGATATTGACGCTCTGCTGAAAACCGGCAACAGCCCTCTGGGTGATGATATCAAGGCTACAGATTTAAAGACCGATAGCTGGCTGTCGCGGGGTCCGTGGCTGGTGTTGCTGCTGTTGCCGCTGGCGGCTTTGGCATTCCGACGCGGCTGGCTGGTGGTCATGGTGTTCATGATTGGCAACAGCCTGTTTACCCCACAGCCGGTTATGGCATCAGGCTGGGATGACTTATGGTTGCGTCGCGATCAGCAGGCACAAAAAGCCCTGGCGTCGGGGAAGCCGGAAAAGGCACTAACGCTTGCAGAAGATAAACTGCAACGCGGCACGGCTGCCTACCGTGCCGGCAAATACGAACAGGCTATGCAATCGTTTTCCGGTGAGGAAAGTGCTGATGCCTTATACAACGAAGGTAATGCACTGGCAAAACTGGGGCAGTATGAAGCTGCTATCAAGGCTTATGAGAAGGCATTGAGCCTGCGGCCTGACATGGCGGATGCAAAGCATAATCGTGACGAAGTCGAGAAGCTGCTGCGCCAGCAACAGGCAGAGCAGCAAAAACAGCAGGGTCAGCAGGGTCAGCAGGGTCAGCAGGGTCAGCAGGGTCAGCAGGGTCAGCAGGGTCAGCAGGGTCAGCAGGGTCAGCAGGGTCAGCAGGGTCAGAACGCTGCTGCTGAAGGTCAGACGGGCGAGACTTCCGGTGCTGGGGAAAAGCAGGATGCCGGCGCAGAAGCAAAGTCATCGGGTGGCACACAGGCTGATGAGCAATCTGCTGGCCAGGTATCACAACAACAGAAAACCGGGAGCCAGGCAGATAAAGGGCAGAACGCACAAGGACCTGCCGGTAAGCAGGGAAAACAGAGCGAGCCCGGTGGCTCACAGGCCACGCCCCTGAGTACAGAACAGCAACTGGCCGCAGAGCAATGGTTGAAACGTATCCCCGATGACCCGGGTGGGTTACTGCGGCGAAAATTTCTTTACCAGTATCAACAGCGGGCAACCCCGCCGACAGATGGAAGGCAGGCATGGTGA
- a CDS encoding AAA family ATPase, with product MTTQTAPQPGETQNDPNQAAFRQLRREMEQCVIGQQMLVEHLLIALLADGHLLVEGAPGLAKTTAIKELAKRIDGDFHRVQFTPDLLPGDLTGTEVFRPQTGSFEFQRGPIFHNLVLADEINRAPAKVQSALLEAMGEQQITVGQETYTLPRLFLVMATQNPIEQEGTYPLPEAQLDRFLMHIRIDYPDVSAEKQILELARSQARETNNAAAEPSVLLAQQQLFDSQQAVLNLHVSPAVEEYIVQLLLASRNPSPYGEDLARWISWGASPRGTIALDRCARARAWLNGRNYVSPEDVQTVAFDTLRHRILVSFEAEAEGVTSDDVIRELIQRVPVA from the coding sequence ATGACAACACAGACGGCCCCACAACCGGGCGAAACACAGAATGACCCGAACCAGGCTGCATTCCGGCAATTGCGCCGCGAGATGGAACAGTGCGTGATTGGTCAGCAGATGCTGGTCGAGCACCTGCTGATCGCCTTGCTTGCTGATGGGCACCTGCTGGTCGAAGGCGCGCCCGGGCTTGCCAAGACCACGGCAATCAAGGAGCTGGCCAAACGCATCGACGGTGATTTCCACCGTGTTCAGTTCACACCGGATCTGTTACCCGGTGACCTGACCGGTACCGAGGTGTTCCGGCCGCAGACCGGCAGCTTCGAATTCCAGCGCGGTCCCATTTTTCACAACCTGGTACTGGCCGATGAAATCAACCGTGCACCCGCCAAGGTGCAGTCAGCCCTGCTGGAGGCCATGGGCGAGCAACAGATTACCGTTGGCCAGGAGACTTATACCTTGCCGCGCCTGTTCCTGGTCATGGCAACACAAAACCCGATTGAGCAGGAAGGCACTTATCCCTTGCCGGAAGCGCAGCTCGACCGTTTCCTGATGCATATCCGTATCGATTACCCGGATGTGAGTGCCGAGAAACAGATACTGGAACTGGCGCGTAGCCAGGCACGCGAGACAAACAATGCGGCAGCCGAACCGTCTGTTTTACTGGCCCAGCAACAGCTGTTCGATTCCCAGCAGGCAGTGCTGAACCTGCACGTGTCTCCGGCGGTCGAGGAGTATATTGTCCAGTTGCTGCTGGCGTCACGAAATCCTTCGCCTTACGGCGAGGATCTGGCCCGCTGGATAAGCTGGGGTGCGAGTCCGCGCGGCACAATTGCACTGGATCGCTGCGCCCGCGCCCGCGCCTGGCTGAATGGTCGCAACTATGTGTCTCCCGAAGACGTTCAGACGGTGGCATTTGATACCTTGCGTCACCGTATCCTTGTCTCTTTCGAGGCCGAAGCTGAGGGTGTCACGTCTGATGACGTGATTCGTGAACTGATTCAGCGGGTACCTGTTGCCTGA
- a CDS encoding DUF58 domain-containing protein, whose amino-acid sequence MPQEPASGAVDTRTSNVVQADTNELIQLRLAARNLTLDSSKPARSVLAGAHRSRFRGRGMDYLESRGYQPGDDIRNMDWRVTARSGHPHVKVYEEERERPVVSLVDLSPGMFFATRGAFKSVVAARAAALIGWATVRHGDRCGALLFNGGHHELRPMGGQRGVLRLIRALVPATDPSRGMVLTHNDDNHLNGALERLRRVARPGSLVFILSDFYAINNDTHRHLKELRKHNDVVACQIFDVLETEPPPPGRYPVTNGEQTSILDVSQREQRERYARYFAHHHHAVRELMQQCAIPLLRISTTDNVADSLRNGLANSGRAVTPAVGESAA is encoded by the coding sequence ATGCCGCAAGAACCCGCTTCGGGCGCTGTGGATACCCGTACATCAAATGTTGTACAGGCGGATACAAACGAACTGATCCAGCTACGTCTGGCAGCACGTAACCTGACGCTCGACAGCAGCAAGCCGGCGCGCAGTGTGCTGGCGGGTGCGCATCGCTCACGTTTCCGCGGTCGCGGCATGGATTATCTCGAATCGCGCGGCTATCAGCCTGGTGACGATATTCGCAATATGGACTGGCGGGTAACAGCACGCTCCGGTCACCCTCACGTCAAGGTCTACGAGGAAGAACGGGAGCGCCCGGTCGTCAGCCTGGTTGACCTCTCGCCCGGTATGTTTTTCGCCACACGTGGCGCGTTCAAATCGGTTGTGGCCGCCCGTGCAGCAGCGCTGATCGGATGGGCCACGGTCCGTCATGGCGACCGTTGCGGTGCCTTGCTGTTTAATGGCGGACACCACGAGTTGCGCCCGATGGGGGGGCAGCGCGGTGTGCTGCGACTGATTCGCGCACTGGTGCCGGCGACAGATCCTTCCCGGGGCATGGTCTTGACTCATAACGATGACAATCATCTCAATGGTGCCCTTGAGCGTCTGCGCCGCGTGGCCCGACCCGGCAGCCTGGTATTTATTCTGAGCGATTTCTATGCCATCAATAATGATACGCATCGACACCTTAAAGAGTTGCGCAAGCATAACGATGTTGTTGCCTGCCAGATTTTTGATGTGCTGGAAACAGAGCCACCACCGCCTGGTCGTTACCCGGTAACCAATGGTGAACAGACGTCGATACTGGATGTCAGCCAGCGCGAACAACGCGAGCGTTATGCCCGCTACTTCGCGCATCACCATCATGCTGTACGTGAGCTGATGCAGCAGTGTGCCATTCCCCTGTTACGCATCAGTACGACGGATAATGTGGCGGATAGTCTGCGTAACGGCCTGGCGAACTCCGGCCGGGCGGTTACGCCGGCAGTCGGGGAGAGTGCCGCATGA
- a CDS encoding vWA domain-containing protein, whose protein sequence is MSIEFIWPWVFAALPLPLLMAWLLPRAAENTGAALRLPFYQALTASSVVRQSTPSRIRLWLAILVWALLVIAAARPQYLGEPVHLPISGRDLLLAVDISGSMETEDMVMGGRVTSRLIAVKRVASDFIERRKGDRIGLILFGDQAYLQTPLTFDRKTVNTQLLEAAIGLAGKRTAIGDAIGLAIKRLREQPEGNRVLILLTDGANTAGSIAPLKAADIAAQEGVKIYTIGVGADEMVVQGLFGRQRIANTELDEATLKAIADKTGGRYFRARDLQGLEQVYRLLDKLEPASQDEEVFRPRHELYIWPLAAALLISLLMVLGQLNLLQRLKPVGVPHA, encoded by the coding sequence ATGAGTATTGAATTTATCTGGCCCTGGGTATTTGCCGCACTGCCACTGCCACTACTGATGGCCTGGCTGCTGCCGCGCGCGGCAGAGAATACCGGCGCAGCCCTGCGCTTGCCTTTTTACCAGGCGTTGACGGCATCATCTGTTGTCAGGCAGTCCACACCTTCGCGGATACGCTTGTGGCTGGCCATACTGGTCTGGGCGTTGCTGGTGATTGCCGCTGCTCGACCGCAGTACCTGGGTGAACCCGTGCACCTGCCGATATCCGGCCGCGACCTGCTGCTGGCGGTTGATATCTCCGGCAGTATGGAAACCGAAGATATGGTTATGGGCGGTCGCGTGACGTCACGGCTGATTGCGGTCAAACGCGTTGCCAGTGACTTTATCGAACGACGCAAGGGTGATCGCATCGGACTGATCCTGTTCGGTGACCAGGCCTACCTGCAAACTCCGCTGACCTTTGATCGTAAAACCGTCAACACCCAGTTGCTGGAAGCCGCGATAGGACTGGCGGGCAAGCGCACCGCGATCGGTGATGCGATCGGCCTTGCTATCAAACGTTTGCGCGAACAACCGGAAGGAAACCGGGTACTGATCCTGCTCACGGATGGTGCCAATACAGCGGGCAGTATTGCCCCGCTCAAGGCGGCAGACATCGCCGCGCAGGAGGGAGTGAAAATCTACACCATCGGCGTTGGCGCCGACGAGATGGTCGTGCAGGGCTTGTTTGGTCGTCAGCGTATCGCCAACACTGAACTCGACGAAGCCACGCTCAAGGCCATTGCTGATAAAACCGGTGGGCGCTATTTCCGCGCGCGCGATTTACAGGGCCTCGAGCAGGTCTACCGGCTACTGGATAAACTCGAACCGGCCAGCCAGGACGAGGAAGTGTTTCGGCCAAGGCACGAGCTGTATATCTGGCCACTGGCGGCTGCCTTACTGATCAGTCTGTTGATGGTGCTGGGTCAGCTGAACCTGTTACAGCGGCTGAAACCGGTCGGGGTGCCCCATGCCTGA
- a CDS encoding DUF4381 domain-containing protein: MNPAAPALDLRDIHAAPAPPFWPPAPGWWLVAVLILVLVTVVGMWLYRRYRRHREWQRIEAELDRLAALANDDPAAFATGLSTLLRRVALQRFDRQRVAPLSGEAWLQFLDETGGEGEFSQGIGQVLADAAYVPEPDAIPAEPLLVLARHWIRKVRRGNA, translated from the coding sequence ATGAACCCGGCAGCACCTGCACTGGACCTGCGCGACATACATGCTGCGCCAGCGCCGCCTTTCTGGCCACCAGCCCCTGGGTGGTGGCTGGTGGCTGTATTGATCCTTGTCCTGGTGACCGTTGTCGGTATGTGGTTGTACCGTCGCTACCGGCGCCATCGCGAGTGGCAACGTATCGAGGCGGAACTCGATCGACTGGCAGCCTTGGCCAATGATGATCCGGCAGCATTTGCCACCGGCTTGTCGACCCTGTTGCGGCGCGTTGCGTTGCAACGGTTTGATCGACAGCGCGTGGCACCCCTGAGCGGGGAAGCCTGGTTACAGTTTCTGGATGAAACCGGGGGCGAAGGTGAGTTCTCACAGGGCATTGGCCAGGTGCTCGCCGATGCCGCCTATGTCCCGGAGCCAGACGCTATTCCGGCTGAACCGTTGCTGGTACTGGCACGGCACTGGATACGAAAAGTTCGCAGAGGCAACGCATGA